From the Octopus sinensis linkage group LG28, ASM634580v1, whole genome shotgun sequence genome, one window contains:
- the LOC115225806 gene encoding MAP3K12-binding inhibitory protein 1, with translation MAELQKRVFHKIRRFLSFVINDQKVATGSLDHCLLSAPDIPKELFVPALDHLVNQLTKIKSELETLKSDPPTEIEEIPSSDNGDTYTEIPQEAAQTNQEATMLPQFASGGQKVELEVDSSMRKSCIDKNLIQITANKAEIDRRIAAFIEQKRLDVDEENKREFCSEFFPYHMEKEHCARTGAVFVPRFGTRSHVTVSRIENINGPQLHIPSSVPSFSLFSKIKQETENPVAVKQEPSNLFSGVEERVSNMASHLHIEYDSKKSQVFDTLKQLEKRILFLESLSPEYFEFHNQLAPERKRKQFGSSSGASRSENHSNQDLSMWEINHRMKALRESLKQKRMRTM, from the exons ATGGCTGAGCTTCAAAAACGTGTTTTTCACAAAATTCGccgatttctttctttt GTAATCAACGACCAGAAAGTGGCGACTGGCAGTCTCGACCATTGCCTACTCTCTGCTCCTGATATACCGAAGGAACTTTTTGTACCAGCATTGGACCATTTAGTAAACCAGTTAACT AAAATCAAAAGTGAATTAGAAACCCTAAAGTCTGACCCCCCGACTGAGATTGAAGAGATTCCGTCATCTGACAATGGtgatacatatacagagataccCCAGGAAGCTGCACAGACAAACCAAGAAGCCACAATGCTTCCACAGTTTGCCTCCGGAGGTCAAAAGGTTGAGTTGGAGGTTGATTCTTCCATGAGAAAATCCTGCATTGATAAAAATTTAATCCAAATCACAGCAAATAAAGCTGag ATAGACAGGCGGATTGCTGCTTTCATTGAACAGAAAAGGTTGGACGTTGACGAGGAGAACAAACGGGAATTTTGCTCGGAATTCTTTCCTTATCACA TGGAGAAAGAACACTGTGCTAGAACAggggctgtgtttgtcccccggtTTGGAACCAGGAGTCATGTTACTG TGTCTCGTATAGAAAACATCAATGGCCCACAGCTGCACATCCCCAGCAGTGTCCCTTCCTTTTCGTTGTTCTCCAAAATTAAACAGGAAACAGAGAACCCAGTTGCAGTGAAACAGGAACCAAGCAACTTGTTTTCAGGAGTTGAAGAACGAGTCTCCAACATGGCATCTCACCTCCACATAGAAT ATGACTCCAAGAAATCCCAAGTCTTTGACACGTTGAAACAACTGGAAAAAAGGATTCTGTTTCTGGAAAGTCTCTCACCTGAGTATTTTGAATTTCAC AATCAGTTGGCTCCTGAGAGGAAACGGAAACAATTTGGGAGCAGCAGTGGTGCCAGTAGAAGTGAAAACCACTCCAATCAG GATTTGAGTATGTGGGAAATAAACCATCGGATGAAAGCCCTGCGGGAGTCATTGAAGCAGAAACGGATGAGAACTATGTAG
- the LOC115225912 gene encoding E3 ubiquitin-protein ligase ZSWIM2-like isoform X1, translated as MNSEECYQKTCSEVVNSNQLLSLSAKIYILRTFGPLAFLLKEDGEEKNFKTFLGRKHCCSCSLFLRTKELCRHICWLLLKKFRLTMKDPLSWQKGLSEREIDDLLAKSASDAAANKTQTNTEQSAESVPPADGAELNTVPQRKIDEDSVCPICLDNLLKSHLPVTYCRYGCGNNIHIKCMKIHAEHQTTTGSEEKDTVMCPMCRGVFVSLEKLKIEERNSMSGVAFPVKHYHYGLECSTCHLKPIIGNCYKCTICNSFYLCQHCFNTSVHEEHQFKFRQRRTQRWKMVERSFNYSLPEALIKNLMRRDLKDDDYESLLQLDSDEFTQFNSLSEKIIESLPLETVTENSVLLSTGAQCHICLGPFQVSTLVRRLPYRHKFHRECIDNWLLHSRSVCPIDGTNAWNANAVFKKNNQKCQSKKKEPPTEELSLNISGLAIYPESQHKLGLGKTKKTVTTATKSLKASDTDSDLSLAGMTIKSANRNSSPNQKSSGNSDKLLNAANGDACPSNRKPNSAMSSRRRSLVLPPLRVRKKILRHSANSVSNSDKNSGNNGISKILQPFCHLVLTDKAEPETENIRLRSNLLEGQYVDELRRSPLEDKTAKSQKKQLIKDEDLHLQGSGVSCLL; from the exons ATGAACAGTGAAGAATGTTATCAAAAAACATGCAGTGAAGTTGTCAATAGCAACCAGCTTCTATCACTCTCAGCCAAAATCTACATCTTGAGAACGTTTGGACCTCTCGCATTTTTGTTGAAGGAAGATGGGGAAGAGAAGAATTTCAAG ACGTTCCTGGGCCGGAAGCACTGCTGTTCTTGTAGTCTATTCCTGAGAACCAAAGAACTCTGCAGGCATATCTGCTGGCTCCTCCTGAAGAAGTTCCGCCTCACCATGAAAGATCCAC tgagttggcagaaaggactatcagaaagagaaattgatgaCTTACTTGCCAAATCAGCAAGCGATGCCGCTGCCAAcaagacacagacaaacacagagcAGTCAGCAGAATCAGTGCCTCCAGCAGATGGCGCTGAACTCAACACTGTCCCCCAGAGAAAAATTGATGAAGATTCTGTTTGTCCAATTTGTTTGGACAATTTACTCAAGTCTCACCTGCCTGTCACATACTGcag ataTGGTTGTGGTAACAACATCCACATAAAATGCATGAAAATCCATGCTGAGCACCAGACAACCACAGGCTCTGAGGAGAAAGATACTGTGATGTGCCCCATGTGCCGCGGGGTTTTTGTTAGCCTTGAGAAACTGAAGATAGAGGAGCGCAACTCAATGAGTGGCGTGGCCTTCCCCGTGAAACACTACCATTACGGATTAGAGTGCTCAACCTGCCATTTGAAGCCAATTATTGGAAACTGCTACAA gtgTACTATATGCAACAGCTTTTACCTGTGTCAACATTGCTTCAACACATCAGTCCATGAGGAGCATCAGTTCAAGTTTAGAcag AGGAGAACACAGAGGTGGAAGATGGTTGAAAGGAGTTTTAATTACTCCCTACCTGAGGCcttgatcaagaatttgatgagaCGTGACCTGAAAGATGATGACTATGAAAGTCTTCTTCAGTTAGACAG TGACGAATTCACACAGTTCAACTCCCTCTCAGAGAAGATCATAGAGTCACTTCCCCTCGAGACTGTAACCGAGAACAGTGTCCTGCTGTCCACTGGGGCACAGTGCCACATCTGTCTCGGTCCCTTCCAGGTATCAACGCTGGTGCGGAGACTGCCATATAGACACAAG TTCCATCGTGAATGCATTGACAACTGGCTCCTCCATTCTCGTTCCGTGTGTCCCATTGATGGCACAAACGCTTGGAATGCCAATGCTGTCTTCAAGAAGAATAACCAAAAATG CCAAAGCAAGAAGAAAGAACCTCCGACAGAAGAGTTGTCTCTGAATATTTCAGGACTTGCCATTTATCCTGAGAGTCAGCACAAGTTGGGCCTGGGAAAAACTAAAAAGACAGTAACCACGGCAACAAAGTCACTGAAGGCCAGTGACACAGACAGTGACCTCTCTCTTGCAGGAATGACCATCAAGTCGGCCAACAG AAATTCTTCACCAAACCAGAAATCTTCTGGTAATTCTGACAAACTGCTGAATGCTGCCAATGGGGATGCCTGTCCGTCAAACAGAAAGCCCAACAGTGCAATGTCCTCTCGTCGTAGGTCACTTGTTTTACCACCTCTTAGAG TGAGAAAGAAAATCTTGAGACATTCAGCAAATTCCGTTTCTAATTCTGACAAGAACTCTGGCAACAATGGAATCAGTAAAATTCTTCAG CCATTTTGTCACCTGGTTTTGACTGATAAAGCAGAGCCTGAGACTGAAAACATAAGACTGAGGAGCAACCTGCTGGAAGGGCAATACGTAGACGAACTTCGTCGTTCACCATTGGAGGATAAAACAGCCAAATCTCAAAAGAAACAGTTGATTAAAGATGAAGATTTGCATCTGCAAGGCTCAGGAGTTAGCTGTCTCTTGTGA
- the LOC115225912 gene encoding E3 ubiquitin-protein ligase ZSWIM2-like isoform X2, whose amino-acid sequence MNSEECYQKTCSEVVNSNQLLSLSAKIYILRTFGPLAFLLKEDGEEKNFKTFLGRKHCCSCSLFLRTKELCRHICWLLLKKFRLTMKDPLSWQKGLSEREIDDLLAKSASDAAANKTQTNTEQSAESVPPADGAELNTVPQRKIDEDSVCPICLDNLLKSHLPVTYCRYGCGNNIHIKCMKIHAEHQTTTGSEEKDTVMCPMCRGVFVSLEKLKIEERNSMSGVAFPVKHYHYGLECSTCHLKPIIGNCYKCTICNSFYLCQHCFNTSVHEEHQFKFRQRRTQRWKMVERSFNYSLPEALIKNLMRRDLKDDDYESLLQLDSDEFTQFNSLSEKIIESLPLETVTENSVLLSTGAQCHICLGPFQVSTLVRRLPYRHKFHRECIDNWLLHSRSVCPIDGTNAWNANAVFKKNNQKCKKKEPPTEELSLNISGLAIYPESQHKLGLGKTKKTVTTATKSLKASDTDSDLSLAGMTIKSANRNSSPNQKSSGNSDKLLNAANGDACPSNRKPNSAMSSRRRSLVLPPLRVRKKILRHSANSVSNSDKNSGNNGISKILQPFCHLVLTDKAEPETENIRLRSNLLEGQYVDELRRSPLEDKTAKSQKKQLIKDEDLHLQGSGVSCLL is encoded by the exons ATGAACAGTGAAGAATGTTATCAAAAAACATGCAGTGAAGTTGTCAATAGCAACCAGCTTCTATCACTCTCAGCCAAAATCTACATCTTGAGAACGTTTGGACCTCTCGCATTTTTGTTGAAGGAAGATGGGGAAGAGAAGAATTTCAAG ACGTTCCTGGGCCGGAAGCACTGCTGTTCTTGTAGTCTATTCCTGAGAACCAAAGAACTCTGCAGGCATATCTGCTGGCTCCTCCTGAAGAAGTTCCGCCTCACCATGAAAGATCCAC tgagttggcagaaaggactatcagaaagagaaattgatgaCTTACTTGCCAAATCAGCAAGCGATGCCGCTGCCAAcaagacacagacaaacacagagcAGTCAGCAGAATCAGTGCCTCCAGCAGATGGCGCTGAACTCAACACTGTCCCCCAGAGAAAAATTGATGAAGATTCTGTTTGTCCAATTTGTTTGGACAATTTACTCAAGTCTCACCTGCCTGTCACATACTGcag ataTGGTTGTGGTAACAACATCCACATAAAATGCATGAAAATCCATGCTGAGCACCAGACAACCACAGGCTCTGAGGAGAAAGATACTGTGATGTGCCCCATGTGCCGCGGGGTTTTTGTTAGCCTTGAGAAACTGAAGATAGAGGAGCGCAACTCAATGAGTGGCGTGGCCTTCCCCGTGAAACACTACCATTACGGATTAGAGTGCTCAACCTGCCATTTGAAGCCAATTATTGGAAACTGCTACAA gtgTACTATATGCAACAGCTTTTACCTGTGTCAACATTGCTTCAACACATCAGTCCATGAGGAGCATCAGTTCAAGTTTAGAcag AGGAGAACACAGAGGTGGAAGATGGTTGAAAGGAGTTTTAATTACTCCCTACCTGAGGCcttgatcaagaatttgatgagaCGTGACCTGAAAGATGATGACTATGAAAGTCTTCTTCAGTTAGACAG TGACGAATTCACACAGTTCAACTCCCTCTCAGAGAAGATCATAGAGTCACTTCCCCTCGAGACTGTAACCGAGAACAGTGTCCTGCTGTCCACTGGGGCACAGTGCCACATCTGTCTCGGTCCCTTCCAGGTATCAACGCTGGTGCGGAGACTGCCATATAGACACAAG TTCCATCGTGAATGCATTGACAACTGGCTCCTCCATTCTCGTTCCGTGTGTCCCATTGATGGCACAAACGCTTGGAATGCCAATGCTGTCTTCAAGAAGAATAACCAAAAATG CAAGAAGAAAGAACCTCCGACAGAAGAGTTGTCTCTGAATATTTCAGGACTTGCCATTTATCCTGAGAGTCAGCACAAGTTGGGCCTGGGAAAAACTAAAAAGACAGTAACCACGGCAACAAAGTCACTGAAGGCCAGTGACACAGACAGTGACCTCTCTCTTGCAGGAATGACCATCAAGTCGGCCAACAG AAATTCTTCACCAAACCAGAAATCTTCTGGTAATTCTGACAAACTGCTGAATGCTGCCAATGGGGATGCCTGTCCGTCAAACAGAAAGCCCAACAGTGCAATGTCCTCTCGTCGTAGGTCACTTGTTTTACCACCTCTTAGAG TGAGAAAGAAAATCTTGAGACATTCAGCAAATTCCGTTTCTAATTCTGACAAGAACTCTGGCAACAATGGAATCAGTAAAATTCTTCAG CCATTTTGTCACCTGGTTTTGACTGATAAAGCAGAGCCTGAGACTGAAAACATAAGACTGAGGAGCAACCTGCTGGAAGGGCAATACGTAGACGAACTTCGTCGTTCACCATTGGAGGATAAAACAGCCAAATCTCAAAAGAAACAGTTGATTAAAGATGAAGATTTGCATCTGCAAGGCTCAGGAGTTAGCTGTCTCTTGTGA